A single window of Salvelinus namaycush isolate Seneca chromosome 11, SaNama_1.0, whole genome shotgun sequence DNA harbors:
- the LOC120055526 gene encoding serotransferrin-1-like → MKERCNARRYVEERRTKLQREAAAMDSGEMFTAGKRGLVSAKVEQYDAGLCSFPGEVPSYNVVAVLKKDSGCVLLHPLPSSTVTFSKCSTASPVSAHYLYIDGRWWTEPLDNVIDLKTQLTQNWLGYSFRHAPLSHRR, encoded by the exons ATGAAGGAacggtgtaacgctcgtcgttacgtggaagagaggaggaccaaattgcagcgtg AGGCAGCTGCGATGGATAGTGGGGAGATGTTCACTGCTGGAAAACGTGGTCTGGTCTCTGCCAAGGTGGAACAGTATGACGCAg GTCTGTGCAGCTTCCCTGGTG AGGTGCCATCGTACAATGTGGTGGCGGTACTGAAGAAGGACTCTGGATGTGTTTTGTTACATCCCTTACCCAGCTCAACTGTTACCTTCTCAAAATGTTCAACGGCTTCTCCTGTCAGTGCTCACTACCTGTATATCGATGGGCGGTGGTGGACAGAACCCCTAGATAACGTTATAGATCTGAAAACTCAGCTCACACAGAACTGGTTGGGGTATTCATTCAGACACGCACCTCTTTCACACCGGAGATAG